Within the Dolichospermum compactum NIES-806 genome, the region ATTTTGATTTTCTCACCCAGGGCTTTACCCATAGCGGGTTGGATGTCTGGTTTAGAAATGGCTTATTTGCACTTCGACACCAAGCAAGGCAACAGGTTGATTTTAGAAACGGGGGCTACGGAAAGTTGGGTGGTGGCTAATATCCGCACTCCTGAACTTTTGGCAGAAGCACAGGGCTTTGCGGTAGCTAAGGAACAAGCCAATGGCGTACATTTTATTGGTGTCCAGTCCGATTCTCAATCCCAAGATTTTGCGGGCTTTTGGCTGTTACAAGAAATTAATTTGCCATGAGGTTACAAGCAGGGATAAGCTCTAAACTGGTGCAAATGAGTGTTTCTTATCTGTTCCCTGTTCCCTGTTCCCTGTTCCCTTTTTTGTAACTGTTAATGACACGCTAATGGGATAATGGAATGCCTCTATTAAGCGATTTATATCCAAAATCCATAATTGATAAAGGGACATGGGTTCTGCAAATTTGTTACAAGATACACTGGCGGAACAACTGCTAGAACTTGCCCTCAAGTCTGGTGCTGAGGCTGCGGAAGTGTATCAATCACGATCGCTTTCTCGACCAGTTTTTTTTGAAGCCAACCGTCTCAAACAACTAGAAACCAGTCAAGCTGAGGGTACAGCCCTACGGCTATGGCGGGATGGTTGTCCCGGTTTGACGGTGGCCTATGGCGATGTTGATCCTCAAGCAATGGTGGAAAAATCTTTGGCACTGAGTCAATTAAATCCACCGGAAACACTAGAATTAGGGACTCATGGCGAGCATTATTACTCAGACTTAGGCACATCTGTATCCGTTAAGATGTTGATTCAATGGGGTAAGGAGGCGATCGCCTTAATTCGTGATGTCTATCCAGATATTCTTTGTCATAGTGACTGGGAATGTGATATGGAAACCACCAGATTCATCAACAGCAAAGGTTTAGATTCTCACTACACTGACACCACACTTAGCTGCTATATGTCAGCAGAATGGGTCAGAGGTGATGATTTTCTCAGTGTGGCTGATGGCCAAACCCAACGCGATAAACTCAACCCAGAAAAAGTAGCCAGCCAAATTTTACAACGATTAAACTGGGCAGAGGAAAATGTTCCTAGTCCTAGTGGTCGTTGTCCGGTGTTGTTCACTTCTAAAGCAGCAGATATGCTGTGGGGAACTGTGCAAGCAGCTTTGAATGGTAAGCACATCTTGGAAAAAGCTTCCCCTTGGGTGGATAAGTTGGGTAAACCAGTGATTGCCCCCACCCTTACCCTGTACCAGAACCCAGAAGCAGGCCCCTATAGCTGTCCCTTTGATGATGAAGGTCAACCTACCCAGTCCTTAATATTTATCGAAAATGGGATTTTACGGAATTTTTATAGCGATCGCACCACTGGACGACAATTAAACATCGGCAGCACTGGTAATGGTTTTCGTCCCGGTTTAGGTAGTTATCCCACCCCTGGGTTATTTAACTTCCTGATTCAACCTGGTAATCTTTCCCTATTAGACTTAATTAGTAAGATGGATGACGGCTTAATTGTGGATCAAATGTTAGGTAGTTATAGCGGACTATCTGGTGATTTTTCCATCAATGTTGATTTAGGCTATCGCGTAAAGAATGGTCAAATCATTGGTCGGGTCAAGGATACGATGGTCGCAGGTAACGTCTACACAGCCTTGAAACAAGTGGTGCAACTAGGTGGAGATGCGGATTGGAATGGTTCTTGTTATACACCATCGCTGATAGTAGAAGGACTATCTATTACTGGTAAAAATAGTTAATATTATAACATCCCAGATCCCCGACTTCTTGAAGAAGTCGGGGATCTAACGCAACGCAATGATATAGACGTTTGGGAAGGGTGGGGTATGAGGGGTATTGGGGGGATGGGACGAACAAGGGAAGTTGTCTCTTCTCTCGCGTCGAGACTTGTAAGTTTTAACATTTAAGGGTTACAGAAAAATATTCTGAATCAGGATAACCAGGATTCAAGGATTTTCANNNNNNNNNNNNNNNNNNNNNNNNNNNNNNNNNNNNNNNNNNNNNNNNNNNNNNNNNNNNNNNNNNNNNNNNNNNNNNNNNNNNNNNNNNNNNNNNNNNNNNNNNNNNNNNNNNNNNNNNNNNNNNNNNNNNNNNNNNNNNNNNNNNNNNNNNNNNNNNNNNNNNNNNNNNNNNNNNNNNNNNNNNNNNNNNNNNNNNNNNNNNNNNNNNNNNNNNNNNNNNNNNNNNNNNNNNNNNNNNNNNNNNNNNNNNNNNNNNNNNNNNNNNNNNNNNNNNNNNNNNNNNNNNNNNNNNNNNNNNNNNNNNNNNNNNNNNNNNNNNNNNNNNNNNNNNNNNNNNNNNNNNNNNNNNNNNNNNNNNNNNNNNNNNNNNNNNNNNNNNNNNNNNNNNNNNNNNNNNNNNNNNNNNNNNNNNNNNNNNNNNNNNNNNNNNNNNNNNNNNNNNNNNNNNNNNNNNNNNNNNNNNNNNNNNNNNNNNNNNNNNNNNNNNNNNNNNNNNNNNNNNNNNNNNNNNNNNNNNNNNNNNNNNNNNNNNNNNNNNNNNNNNNNNNNNNNNNNNNNNNNNNNNNNNNNNNNNNNNNNNNNNNNNNNNNNNNNNNNNNNNNNNNNNNNNNNNNNNNNNNNNNNNNNNNNNNNNNNNNNNNNNNNNNNNNNNNNNNNNNNNNNNNNNNNNNNNNNNNNNNNNNNNNNNNNNNNNNNNNNNNNNNNNNNNNNNNNNNNNNNNNNNNNNNNNNNNNNNNNNNNNNNNNNNNNNNNNNNNNNNNNNNNNNNNNNNNNNNNNNNNNNNNNNNNNNNNNNNNNNNNNNNNNNNNNNNNNNNNNNNNNNNNNNNNNNNNNNNNNNNNNNNNNNNNNNNNNNNNNNNNNNNNNNNNNNNNNNNNNNNNNNNNNNNNNNNNNNNNNNNNNNNNNNNNNNNNNNNNNNNNNNNNNNNNNNNNNNNNNNNNNNNNNNNNNNNNNNNNNNNNNNNNNNNNNNNNNNNNNNNNNNNNNNNNNNNNNNNNNNNNNNNNNNNNNNNNNNNNNNNNNNNNNNNNNNNNNNNNNNNNNNNNNNNNNNNNNNNNNNNNNNNNNNNNNNNNNNNNNNNNNNNNNNNNNNNNNNNNNNNNNNNNNNNNNNNNNNNNNNNNNNNNNNNNNNNNNNNNNNNNNNNNNNNNNNNNNNNNNNNNNNNNNNNNNNNNNNNNNNNNNNNNNNNNNNNNNNNNNNNNNNNNNNNNNNNNNNNNNNNNNNNNNNNNNNNNNNNNNNNNNNNNNNNNNNNNNNNNNNNNNNNNNNNNNNNNNNNNNNNNNNCAAGGATTAACAGGATTAACAGGATGGTAATTTATAGATGGTTTAAATTATTCAAAAACAATTATTCAAAAACATCCTGAAAAAAAACCAACTGCCAAAAAACAATCATCCAACAACATCCTGTAAATCCTCAAATCCTGGACATCCTGATATGGCTACGCCACGCTTCGCTATCAGACAAAATAAAATCCCCAACTCCCACCAAAAATCATCCAATAACATCCTGTAAATCCTCAAATCCTGAAAATCCTGATATGGCTACGCCACGCTTCGCTATCAGACAAAAAAATCACCAACTCCCCACCAAAAATCATCCTGTAAATCCTTTATCCTAGATATCCTGATATGGCTACGCCACGCTTCGCTATCAGACAGTAATATAATATAGATATAATTTGCGCTAATAGCCTATGCAATCCCTAAATGTCACATTACCAGATACATTAGCCAATGCTCTTAATAGCTATATCAAAGATCAGGAAAATGTGTTACCTGCTAATGATATTATTGAAAATGCGATCATCGAATTTCTTGGTCAACGTGGTTATTTACCTCCAAAAAAAACAATTAACTTTACTCCTGCAACTCAGGGAAGTGGATTTTTGAATACTTCGGTAAATCATGATCAAATTCTCGCTGAACAAATATATTCACAATCATTGCCACCTAATACACCTTGAGAGCTATAATTGCCGACACTGGACCTCTTTATGCTGCTATAGATGTAGATGATCAATATCATCAGCGTTCAAAAATCCAAATACAAAGAATCAATGCAGAAAACTTAACAATCCTACTTTCCTTTCCTGTTTATCTAGAAACATATAATCTTTTGCTATATCGTCTGGGAACTGAACAAGCGATTAGTTTTGCTAAAGATTGCATAGGGTCAGTTTATTTTATCAACCCTTCCCAAGACCAATATATAGCAGCAACAGAAAAAGCTGCTCATTTTCCAGATCAAAAAATTACTCTTTGTGATGCTGTCACTGCTATTTTATCTGAAGAAATGAAGTTACCAGTATGGACTTATGACTATCATTTTGATGTCATGCAGGTACAAATATGGCGTTAAAATTGACTTTATCCTGTCAATCCTCAAATCCTGTACTTCGACTTGGCTCAGTAAGCATATCAACCCTCCAGAAATCCGAATTAGAGATTTAGGAAGTTTAAACGGGACTTATATTAATAATACAAAAATTGGCGGTAAGTAGGTGAACACAATAAAACCAAACTGTGTAAAGAAACGTAAAATCGCCTAAACCCTCTTCACTCTTGCCTCTTGCCTCTTGCCTTTTGCCTTGCCAATTAGAGATTTAGGAAGTTTAAACGGGACTTATATTAATAATACAAAAATTGGCGGTAAGTAGGTGAACACAATAAAACCAAACTGTGTAAAGAAACGTAAAATCGCCTAAACCCTCTTCACTCTTGCCCCTTGCCTCTTGCCTTTTGCCTTGCCATAACGACAATTTTCAACGCCAACCTACTTAATGGAAATATCCCCAAAAAATTAGCCCAAGTGATAGATTTAGCTTTAATTGAAAAACCGCAAATCTATTTGGATAGTGCTGAAAAATTCAAGGAAGCGTTAATTAAAATTTAAACTTAAAATTTATGATTTCCCTGACAATGCTAACCCAGCAGTTTCGGAACTTTTGGCAACCTAGAAAGGGACTAGCCATAGCAGAAGCTTCTGTAATTGGGATAGTAGCCGCCCTATCTGCGGTCTTACTCAAACAAGGTTCAGGGTGGTTGGGAACATGGCGAGTGCATACAACCCATATTTTTCCTGCGTGGATAACCCTGCCAATTATTGGTTTAAGTTTGGGGTTTCTTTCCGGTTGGTTAGTGCAACGATTAGCACCAGAAGCCTCTGGTAGTGGGATTCCCCAAGTCAAAGCCAGTCTAGCAAATGTGCCAGTTACCCTGTCATGGAGAGTAGCTTTTGTCAAGTTAATCTCAGCAATTATCGCCTTGGGTTCAGGATTAACCTTGGGTAGACAGGGACCGACAGTTCAAGTTGGTGCGGGGTTAGCAGCAGGTATGAGTCGCTTAGTTCCCACTTCTCCAGATCACCGCCGACAGATGATTGCAGCCGGTGCAGGGGCGGGTTTAGCAGCGGCTTTTAATGCACCTCTAGCCGGGGTGCTATTTATTATTGAAGAATTATTACAAGATTTATCCGGTTTAACATTAGGAACGGCAATAATTGCCTCTTTTATTGGTGGGGTAATTTCCCGGTGGTTAGGTGGTGGGAGTTTCCAACTAGACTTAAAACTGATTAATCACTCTAGCAGTTTCTCCCTATTAGAAATTCCAACTTTATTAATTTTAGGAATTTTAGCGGGTTTATTAGCAGCTTTATTTAATCAGGGGTTAATTTTCAGTATTCAAGCTTATCGCCGTTTACATATTAGTTTACCTTTGCGGGTGGCAATAGCGGGTTTGGCTTCTGGTTTAATTATGTCTTTGCTACCAGAGTATTTTCGGGATAATACAGGTTTGCGGGAGTTTTTAATTGCCAGTGAACCGAATATACCTTTAGCGGGAATTGCCTTTATTGCCCAATTTATTTTAACATTAATTGCCTTTGGTTCGGGCGCACCTGGGGGATTATTTGCACCGAGTTTAATTTTAGGTTCTTGTTTAGGACATATTATTGGCGTATGTGAATTGCAAGTATTTGGATTTGGTTCACCGACTACCTACGCATTAGCAGGAATGGGGGGGTTTTTTAGCGCGGTTTCTAAAGTTCCCATTACTGCTATTGTGATTGTTTTTGAAATGACGACAGATTTCAATTTAGTATTACCTTTGATGGTGGTATCTGTGACATCTTATCTGGTAGCGGAGAAGGTTGTTCCTGGTTCACTCTATGACAAACTTTTAAAATTAAATGGGATTGTTATTCAAAAGAATAGTCCGATGCAAGAGATATTAACTCAGTTAACTGCTAAGGATGTGATGCAGTGCTTGGTGGAAACTTTAGAAGCAGAAATGGCAGGAGATGAAGTTATTAAAGCTTTTTCTCGTTCCCATCATCGCGGGTTTCCTGTAGTAGAAAATAATAAATTAGTGGGCTTAGTTTCCCAAACTGATTTACAGAAGATTCGTAATCATCTTTTACCCCATGAAACTCTTTTAAAAGAAATTATGACACCTAAGCCGGTGACGGTGACACCAGCAGATAGATTAAGTCATGTTCTCTATTTATTAGATAGATATCAAATTAGTCGTTTACCTGTGGTAGATGGTAAAAAATTAATTGGGATTATTACTCGCGCTGATATTATTCGTGCTGAAGCAGATCATTTGAATGGCGAAAATGGGGTGACAGGTCCTCAAGCAGAACCTTCTTATTTAGTTTACCAAACGCGATCGCCTAGTATTGGCAGAGGGAGATTATTAGTTACCATTGCTAACCCGGAAACCGCTACGGCATTACTGGAAATGGCTGCGGCTATTGCCCGCGATCGCCATTATGAAATAGAATGTTTACAAATCATCTTAGTATCCCGTCACATTTCCCCAGCGGAAACCCCAGTCAACACCGCAAAAAGTCGCCGCTTACTCCGACAAGCTGAAAGTTTAGCCAAAAAACTGCACATTCCCATTCATACCCAAATTCGGGTCGCCCATGATGTCGCCCAAGCAATTTTAGAAACAACTAAGGAACGATACATAGATTTAATTTTCATGGGTTGGAAGGGAAATACATCTACCCCCGGCAGGATCTTTGGGAATGTTGTAGATACGGTAATTCGTCAAGCAAATTGTGATGTTGTTTTAGTAAAATTAGGCAATAATTTCCATTCATACCAACAATTTAAACGTTGGTTAGTACCAATGGCTGGGGGACCAAATGCACCTATTGCTATTAAATTATTACCAGCTTTAGTTACTTTAGCAAACGATATAGAAATTCGTTTAACTCAGGTAGTTAAATCTGGGGAATTTGCACCAGATATGACAGTTTTAGAAGAATCTACCCGTCAATTAATGCGTAACCGAAATTTACATAGTAATGTTGTTGCTGCTTCTTTAAAAGCTGAATCTGTCACCGCTGGAGTAATTGAGTTGGTGAAAACTGAAGGTTTCGATGTTGTAGTTTTGGGTGCTTCCCGTGAGGGATTATTACAACAAGCCATTCAAGGAAATATTCCCGAAGCGATCGCTTCTGGTGTTGATATTACGGTAATTTTAGTCAGCAGTGCAATTTCTTAACTATGATTTATGTGATTTTAATGAGTTATTGACCATCTTTGTTCTGACAAAAAATATGAATCAAATTACATCATAAAAATCATAAAAACCATAAAAATCATAGTTTAGACACCATTATCGAGAAGCAAGCTGTGGATCTCCCCAAATGCTACCTCTTTCACCAAAAGTTACCGCCTGATCCCCTTCTGCTGAAATATCTACAGTTCTACCATCATTAGTCACTTGCAACAGAGGCCAATTTTCCTCCCCTAATTCACCAGCACGGAATAACACATCATTAGGTTGCTTTTTACTCCAACCTAACAAAATGGCTATTTTTTCGTGATCATCTTCGGATTGCACAGGACTAACTACATTGAGATTATTTTGTTGAGGATTCCAAATTACAGCCTGATCTGTGGCATCTGCTGTATTGAAAATAGCCACAAATTTCCGGGCTAAAAAGCGATCGCCTTTTTCAGACCAACTCACAGGAACTAATACTCCCATCTTTCCATCACGATCCGCTTCTGCCGGCAAACTAGCCTGTCTTTTTAACAGCGGATCAATCACCACACTAGTTGATGTCATCACCCGTAACCGCTTAGTTTGTCTATCTTCCACAAACAACACACTATTAACTCGGCTATTGTGCATTTCCGGTTTTACTTCCATCTGCACCCGACTATAAATCGCATACTTGCCATCAGGAGAAACTACAGGAATACTCCGATAGTAGCGGACACCAGAACCACCTTTCCCTCCAACCGCTTCTTGAGTAGCCAAAATCCATTGCCAAGGGATAGGGTGGGGACTACCTATAGGATCAGTTTGTGCCGTCTCTGACTCATTTTGCTGTTCACTAACAGGAATTTCTCCGACTTTAGGTGTAACTGTTGATGTTGCCAATTCCTGAGATTCAGCATTCTCACTGACTGGGGAATTTAAATCAGCTTCTGCTTTTGCGTCCTGTAATTTTTGAATTAAATTAACTTGATTAACCGATGTTGGTTTTGGAAATTGTTCAACATTAACTGATTTTACAGTTTCACTAACAACATTATTCCCCACTTGAGAACTTTCTCTTTCTACCCCTGAAATCACCGAATCTTTCGGCAATGAATGTATTCCTTCGCCAACAGATATTTTTCCTGTTTGAGAGTTAACTTGAGCAAATTGTAAATTTAACTTCTTAGTAGTAGCACTTTCTGTCAATTTTGGATGAGATCTGCTAATGCCCGAACTCACAATTGCTGCTTTTAATTGTTTCGCTAAGGTAGGGTTAATAGATATGCCCGCGAAAGGTGAAATTATAATAAAAATGGCAATGTACTTGAGAAATGGTTGAACGCGGAACCATCCTGACACCAAAAGGGGTTTAAGCATGATGAGACTCTCTAAGGGCAGTTGCTAAGTGCGGGCAGTATTTATACAGGAACGGGAAAAAGCTATGACTATATGTATATCAACAAACGAAAAGCTTTTACGAGATAATTTATTCAAATGTTGCATCGCTTTACAAAAGTTTTGGTGTCACCATTTACCCCCTCATAATCTTTACATAATATACAATCATGACGGGATGAAAGTTAACAGTAAATTACATCTGTTAATAAATACCATCATTATTGTCAGTTTAAGCAATATCCATATTTAACACCAGTAGAATACAGGTATATCAGGAGCATAAATTCAAGCATTTAGTCGTCAGCAGTTCAGCAAGAATTGAATTGATCAGCATTCTGAATGTTAATTTACTGATGTCAGTCTCCCCCATTCAAAACCCCTCAAATCCTGTTTTGACTGAATACTTACGTAGCCAAGATCTCAAGATGCTATTAAAAACTGTCTTAGAGGTTGTTTTAAAAGCTTAAATTCATACATATCTGGGCGGTTAGAAACCGCGTCTACACAGGCGAAACCCACCTGCGTGGGTTTGAAAACCTTAATTTTCTGTTAGTCCACGAAAGTGGACTTTGTTTTCAAACATCCTTTTCAATCAAGTTATTTCCCAATAATAAGCTTTGTTTCTGGCTGTATATAATACCGCAGGAGTTAGCCCGTCAGAACCTATATACTGGCAAATATTAGATTAACCGATGCACAATCAATAATAAACAAAAACATTAAATTCATACACCCGAACAACAAACTGTAATTTACACTCGTAACCGCTGCGATTAAGCAGCCACAGTTTACTTTTAAATTGGGTAATTATTGAATAATTTTGATTTAGTAAAGAAATGACCAACTCTAAAACACAGTCAGACGCACAAAATCCGTCAACAGTAGATGCAAATAATAATATGCTTCCGAACCGAAAGCATCGCGGAACTAAGTACCTGGACTATTGATAGTTTATTGAAGCTGTTTTTACTCAACCAATAATAAACACTATACCATCAAACCATGAAAATTCATTTCCCATAATCAAAAATGCTCAACATAATTTTATTAATATTGAGATGCCGCAGTTGTCAGTGATGAGGAAGACACTTACCATTGATTAATGATTCATGACTTGTAATTAATAATTAATAACTAATGAAAGTAGTATT harbors:
- a CDS encoding type II toxin-antitoxin system VapC family toxin — protein: MRAIIADTGPLYAAIDVDDQYHQRSKIQIQRINAENLTILLSFPVYLETYNLLLYRLGTEQAISFAKDCIGSVYFINPSQDQYIAATEKAAHFPDQKITLCDAVTAILSEEMKLPVWTYDYHFDVMQVQIWR
- a CDS encoding FHA domain-containing protein, which produces MPIRDLGSLNGTYINNTKIGGK
- a CDS encoding TldD/PmbA family protein — its product is MGSANLLQDTLAEQLLELALKSGAEAAEVYQSRSLSRPVFFEANRLKQLETSQAEGTALRLWRDGCPGLTVAYGDVDPQAMVEKSLALSQLNPPETLELGTHGEHYYSDLGTSVSVKMLIQWGKEAIALIRDVYPDILCHSDWECDMETTRFINSKGLDSHYTDTTLSCYMSAEWVRGDDFLSVADGQTQRDKLNPEKVASQILQRLNWAEENVPSPSGRCPVLFTSKAADMLWGTVQAALNGKHILEKASPWVDKLGKPVIAPTLTLYQNPEAGPYSCPFDDEGQPTQSLIFIENGILRNFYSDRTTGRQLNIGSTGNGFRPGLGSYPTPGLFNFLIQPGNLSLLDLISKMDDGLIVDQMLGSYSGLSGDFSINVDLGYRVKNGQIIGRVKDTMVAGNVYTALKQVVQLGGDADWNGSCYTPSLIVEGLSITGKNS
- a CDS encoding FHA domain-containing protein yields the protein MSCRYKYGVKIDFILSILKSCTSTWLSKHINPPEIRIRDLGSLNGTYINNTKIGGK
- a CDS encoding chloride channel protein, with product MISLTMLTQQFRNFWQPRKGLAIAEASVIGIVAALSAVLLKQGSGWLGTWRVHTTHIFPAWITLPIIGLSLGFLSGWLVQRLAPEASGSGIPQVKASLANVPVTLSWRVAFVKLISAIIALGSGLTLGRQGPTVQVGAGLAAGMSRLVPTSPDHRRQMIAAGAGAGLAAAFNAPLAGVLFIIEELLQDLSGLTLGTAIIASFIGGVISRWLGGGSFQLDLKLINHSSSFSLLEIPTLLILGILAGLLAALFNQGLIFSIQAYRRLHISLPLRVAIAGLASGLIMSLLPEYFRDNTGLREFLIASEPNIPLAGIAFIAQFILTLIAFGSGAPGGLFAPSLILGSCLGHIIGVCELQVFGFGSPTTYALAGMGGFFSAVSKVPITAIVIVFEMTTDFNLVLPLMVVSVTSYLVAEKVVPGSLYDKLLKLNGIVIQKNSPMQEILTQLTAKDVMQCLVETLEAEMAGDEVIKAFSRSHHRGFPVVENNKLVGLVSQTDLQKIRNHLLPHETLLKEIMTPKPVTVTPADRLSHVLYLLDRYQISRLPVVDGKKLIGIITRADIIRAEADHLNGENGVTGPQAEPSYLVYQTRSPSIGRGRLLVTIANPETATALLEMAAAIARDRHYEIECLQIILVSRHISPAETPVNTAKSRRLLRQAESLAKKLHIPIHTQIRVAHDVAQAILETTKERYIDLIFMGWKGNTSTPGRIFGNVVDTVIRQANCDVVLVKLGNNFHSYQQFKRWLVPMAGGPNAPIAIKLLPALVTLANDIEIRLTQVVKSGEFAPDMTVLEESTRQLMRNRNLHSNVVAASLKAESVTAGVIELVKTEGFDVVVLGASREGLLQQAIQGNIPEAIASGVDITVILVSSAIS